The Sus scrofa isolate TJ Tabasco breed Duroc chromosome 4, Sscrofa11.1, whole genome shotgun sequence genomic sequence AGTCAATGGAGCGTCCTAAAATCCCATGAATTATTTCCCTATATAGTATTATTTAAAGGGACCTGATAACAATGTGAATGACCAGTAAATGTCATCCATTTCAGCAGGAACTATAAATTTGGGATTTATACTTTATATTCTCAAATTTAGCATGGTATCTGACACATTTGGGTTACACAGTAAGTATTTGTCTAACCAATTACTGTTGGTTTTTTGTGGTCTATACTGGCTGGCTGTGACCCCATCCCTCCCGCATCTCCTCAAGAGAAGAGTGCAGTGGGACAGACAGGGGACTCCAAATGTCTCTCATTGCCCAGAGGGGAAGCCCGAGGGGGTCCCAGCAAAAGCCGCAGTGCAGGAGGGGCAGGTCAGGCACGTGGAAAAGACTGCAGGTAGATCTGAGCCGGTTTTTCCCtcacactgaaaagaaaaagtggagggACAGTCTCAGGAGGAGATTTAAGTACCAGCATGCAagacagataaatatttttttcttatatgtacCTGTTTAGTTTAAACACACACACTGGTTGTTTTTACTTGTATCCCTCACTGCACATAGCATTTTTCCTCTGAAATTGCTTTAGTGAGCTAACCTGAGCCACCAtttataatgtgaaaaatatgCATTCCAAATCCTAGTAACTTAGAGTGAATTTTCAGAGTCCCGTTTCTCCTCTACTGATGACAAGATCTGACTCTGACCTTTCGGACAGGGCTTTCTTATTTGTGGGCAACAGAGCTGCTCCTTAGTAAGcccctctgttcttcctttcaCCACGTCATTACTCGTTGGTGACTTTATAGCCTCCTAATTTGTTGCCTTACCCATAGATTTTCCTGGAAAGTTTCTATAGGTTCCTCTCGTTTGTCTCTGTTTAGTAGAACAGCAAGTCCTTTTTCATGCCGCATCTTTGatataactattttttatttactacAGATCCTGGCTGGTGCATTTCCACATATTCCGTTGAAACCTCTTAAGAATTCAGAGAAACTTCCGCGTGAccactgaaagaaaaatttaatcttAAGGCTTACGTGAGTATTTTTCCTGTGGACTTCCTCACAATATGTGAAGGCTTCAATAAACTGTGGCCTTGCTTATGGGCAGATTCAGTTCTGTGATCAAGATGAAAGATGGTATCTATCATTGAGCTTATTAAATTTGGAGGTGAGTAGTTTATCAAGGACACCAAGAAACTCACAAAATACACTGTGCTTATTCTgactttaaaaatagatgagaaaGGCTCGTCCTTTTACGGAGCCAACATTCAAAAGAATCTCAGTCTGCAAACCACAAGAATTCTTACTGTGTttgaaccaaaaaaaaccaagtagattgtttttcattttctgttcttAGAGAATTTAACCAAAGCACATTACCTCTTGAAAAGCTCTTGGTAtgtggtattttaatttttaaaaaatttgtgatacgtttgtcttttttatgatcCAATCCAATGGATACTCTAGGGAAAAATAGGGAGATTGCCTTTGAAAGAGAATTCTTGACTATTTTTTCTGAGATGTCCTCCCATTTCagctaatttctttaaaaaaatgctattacATAGTGGCATAATCtgatatcttattttttatctctataatttttaatcacaagcacatttcccccttcttttttttttttttttttgtctttttttttttgctatttcttgggctgctcccacggcatatggaggttctcaggctaggggtcgaattggagccgtagccaccagcctacgccagagccacagcaatgcgggatccgagccgcatctgcagcctacaccacagctcacggcaacgccggattgttaacccactgagcaagggcagggatcgaacccgcaacctcatggttcctagtcgaattcgttaaccactgcaccacgacgggaactcccattttccccttctttaGGATTATTCTTAGCAGCTTCTTCTCACCCTTTGCCTCCAACAGGTGGTTAAGTTGGGTTAATTCTATCTAGTATATCTTTCTGCAGTATGTAtgctctcttctctctgccaCTGCCTTAGATAAGGCTGTCATCATTTCTTGCCTGGATTTCTATGGTGACTTTACTGATTGATCTCCCTCTCTCCAAACTTGACCCCCTCCAATCAAACCTCTTAGATTGCCAACCAAGTAATCTTTCTGAAAAACTAATGCACTAAGACCATGCCATTTCCTTGACTTGAAATCCTTCAGTGACTCCTTACTAAAATTCAGACATAATAAATCTTACCATGGACTTGTTAGGAAGATTAAATAAAGTTCATTAAGACCCCTTAGTGCAATGCCTGGCTCAGAACAGGCCCTCGGTCTGTGTTAATGTTTCCTCTTTGCATAGAGGACCCGAGGCAGCAGCAGAGCTTCATGTAAGGTGGCCCAGGACTAGAGGGACAGTGACTCTGCTGGAAACCAGGCTGAAAGGAGTAGGGGCCATGGATCTCACCAAACTCCTCAGCCAGGCTTTCCTGAACCCCTGTGAAGTGAGGCATGGTAGATTGCTCCAGTGCCCAGCACCATTCATGTTCCAGAAAGAAAGGCTTAGCCTGTTTAGTTATAAGCTAGGCTCATCTGTAACTAAACTTTTTAACCTTAAAGTCAGGCAGCCGTCTTTACAAACACATTGGACTCTGcctttgtgttttcttatttgggtttgttttctttttaacttcttaGTAAAGTTTCTTTCGTCAGGCTTTAACTCTTTCTTAAACGAACCAAAGAAGGGGCAGTTGGGgatggaaaaacacacacacacacacacacacacacacacacacacagagaccaaGTGACTGCTGGGGGCAGAGAAGTGTCAATAAAAGAGCTGTGGACAGACCAGCTGGTGGAGTGAGGCAGTTCCAGGGGTGCAGTGTTAGCGTGGACACAGCCGGGATTGCTGCTTTTGTCCTGCCTCTGTTGTTTTCCCACGGAGACCTGTTTTTCCTCATCTCTCCACCTTCAGACAGTGAGAATTTGGGAAAATCAGGTATTTAGGTAACCACAGAACAGAGTAGAATAGGATCAATACCGAAAAAAGATGGATATCCTTAACTTTCATGGCATTTCCAGTTTTAACTTTAGTTTGGTTCTTTCGTtagcttttctcctttgattaAAATTTGAGGTTTGTGCTCTAAACAGGTCCTTATCGAGTGTGAATTAAGTTATGGGTTTTTCTCATGCCGATTCAGTTAACTTTTGAGCAGATAATTCCGTTTACTGTGTAGAATATCTCAAATACAATAAGAAGCAAATATGTGAGAGAGAattgctttgttttaaataagAACCTCTCCCAGCagtagtgtgtttgtgtgtgtgtgtgtgtgtgtgtgtgtgtgtgtagctaaTTCTTTGAAGTTGAAGGAACAGTGTTGTCTCTCTTCTGACAATGATTTAATGAACTTAAGTTTAAGTACTTATATCTTGCTTAACTTCTAAAAATATCTCTTAATCTTTTTATCTGATGAAATGTGAAATAGGCCTTTATGGTAATTTAATTGCCATTTTGATCCAGCAGATCTGAAAAAAGTGAgacattttaatggaaaataaaatataataattgataactctttttatttctgtttggtgAGGTAATTTTTTAGGGACGAGAGGCTGAGAAGGATAAGAAAGAGTGCTTTTCTAAATGACTTCACTGTCTTGATTTAGTTTGGTTTCACTGAACCTCCCTCACCTCGTATTTCATTACAGGCACATTCCATCCACCACATCCGAACAATGTCCTACGTTTTTGTAAATGATTCTTCTCAGACTAACGTGCCCCTGCTACAAGCCTGTATCGATGGAGACTTTAACTACTCTAAACGGCTTTTGGAAAGTGGCTTTGACCCAAATATTCGAGACAGCAggggcagaacaggccttcaccTCGCGGCAGCCCGAGGGAATGTAGACATCTGCCAGTTGTTACATAAATTTGGTGCTGATCTCCTGGCCACCGATTATCAGGGAAACACAGCTCTTCATCTCTGCGGCCATGTGGATACTATTCAATTCTTGGTTTCCAATGGACTCAAAATTGATATTTGGTAAGTTCTCTGTGGTTTTTGATGTCTCATCCTTTCTTCCCATGAGTCTCTCAACCAGTGGTCTAATCTTAGAGTCTATTGATTTTGTTTCCTCAGGGATCAAATGTCGGTAGGGACAAGTTCAGAGAGGGATTGAGGACAATGAGTGAGAGAACTAGAGGCTGGCCTCTGGATTTCTGCAAAAGCAGTGAAGTTTTTCTGTGAAAATAGTGGCTAGGTTTGACTACCAATTAATCGTGTTGTAAGAcatggggaaaagaagaaaattaatgtttGTTGAAAATCTCTTATGGCCTAGGTACTGCTTTTACTGTGTTAACTTATTTAATGCTCAGGATGACGTTAGGACCTTATCTCTTATGGTGATACTGTCTTCCTTTTATAGATGAAATAGTTGAAACAAGATTCTGGGTTAAATAAATGACTTtacaaaggtcacacagctggaatttgaaccGAGCTCCACCTGATTCCAAAGCTTGTTTGCCTTCTATTGTGTTATATACCATGCCAGCTACATTGTCTCCCTGGGACTCAGAGTCCTTTTGATTCTGAATAATTTAAAGAAGTAGTGGGTTTGGGGGTATGTTTTCGTGATACCTTCTCTCTTGAGTGGGAAGATATCAGACCACTTTTAAAACTGACCTTGACCTCTGAGCTACAGTGACCTGTTGCCCTAATTTGTTGGTGCTATAATGTCCCTAAATCTGAATAAGACAGATTGTGTTTAATGGTCCTGCTCCTATAGGACAGGATGAAGTGGGAATTGACTAGAGGATTTAGTGCCACTCAGGCTCGCTCCTCTTAGATGGTGAGCTGAATCAAAGcagtttattttattgcttttgagtttgggttttttggtttttttttttttaattcttagacatttaaaaatatatatacattcttctcataaaatataaatgtcagATAAGAATGAATCAAGAATTTTCCAATTTCTAGGAATATCCCCTCTCTTTTCCTAccgttccccccaccccaccccccgccatgcacagggcatatggaagttcccgggccagtgaCCCCCTAAACAACTGAAGCGagaatgccacatccttaatgcactgcaccacaagggaactctcctctttttcttgtaCTTATTCTCATTTATCTACtctttctctaaaaagaaaaaatataggttAACTCACAATTCAGATTCCAACTCAACCATTGGTTCTGCTCTGGGTTTTAATTTGGGGTGAGTGGGGCCCACACCTCCCTCCCTGAGATCTACACAAATGGCTACTAACAGTGTAATACTGCTGCTatgatgtctttctttctgtGAACTTTTTAGCAATCATCAAGGTGCTACACCTTTAGTTCTGGCAAAGCGCAGGGGAGTGAATAAAGATGTCATCCGATTGCTGGAATCTTTGGAAGAACAGGAGGTAAAAGGATTTAACAGAGGAACTCACTCAAAACTGGAGACCATGCAGACAGCTGAGAGCGAAAGGTACTTAAGATACCATTTTGTAAAGGGGCAAGTCACTCTGAATGAATCTTTTATGACAACTTTTTGTTAgctttatatttatttgctttcaagTAAAGAGCTTTGATGCTTTCTTTGAACTTTATATTGGTCCTTATGGCTCCAGATTACAATTGGCAAGCTATTAACAGGAAGTACTACGTGCCCACAGGCACAGAATGTTCTTTTAGTCACTGTATAGGGAAACCCGCTGTATTGGCTGTAGAAGCCAAACGAGCTGAATAGGAGGGCAGGAAATAGCAGTTTGCGAATTTAAGTACTGGTCACAAAAAGAATGGGATTTCAAAAAAGGAACTTGGACAGtattagaaaagaccaaaaaggtagttttggagttcctgttgtggctcagcggtaatgaacccgactagtatccgtgaggatgcaggttcgatccctggccccgctcagtgggtttaggatccagcattgctgtgagctgtggtataggtcgtaagtgcagcttggatccggcgttgctgtggctgtcgtgtaagccggcagctgcagctccgattcgacccctagcctagaaacctccatatgcctcgggtgcggccctaaaaagcaaagcaaaaaaaggaaaaaaggtagtTTCAAGGGTAGAAAATTAAAGTGCTAAGGACAAGTAAAGTAGGAGTAAAACACAAAGTTAGACAAGCTTCAACTCAGTTCAGTGATGGGAAAGTGGAAGTGACTTTCACAAGTTGGAACAAATTTGAGCTCCTCTAAGTCATTAAAGTTAAGATGTAGTGACTGACAGGGTCTCAAATATCAAATAGCTTATCATCTCTCACGTAGAAGCAGTTTAGAATATGGTTCAGGGAGCTCTGAAAAGATGACCAATCATCTTTTCTCCTGGCTTCACAGACTCAACAGGTAAAGTATCTAGGCCAGACTCGGTTGTCCTAGCGTGTTGTTTGGTTGACCGCCATGGAGTTTCAGCCTCCAGATGTCACAGGGTAAGAAGGATGATGAACCTACATAGTCTTATCCCAAACCTTTCAGCTGTTGACCTAGTAGCAGATTGGCCAAGACTTGGAATCAGGAGCACATGGTCCACTTAGACGGTCAGGATCATTGTTTCTGTGAGTTGTGTTTCCTCTCTATTTTCATGGTTCACCCTGAATTTGATTCCTCTGTGCTGGTGTTTGCTTTCTTCCCTGTCTGTGGACTGGCTGGTGTACTCCTTGGGCATCATTAATTCCACTTTCAAGTTTAggactatttttgtttgttttaaacactTATTATgtccaaagaaattaaagagtttTACTTCTAGAACAGTGCATACTCCTCACGAGTTACTATCATTAAAAGCTAGCAAGTACATAAAATTAGCAAGAAATCAGAGGTGCACTGGCAAGCCCTTCTCTTGCCTATGTGCTCTGGGTTGACAGTCAGAATGCCATAAGCCCTTCAGTAACATcgagttatttattttctgttaaaaacCATGTTCTTCCAAGAGaactggaaatttatttttctaactacGTTAAGTTTCTTTACCATGAAAAATGTCCAGGAATGTGCTTTTGCTTGGTGTATTTTCAGGACCTTGGTATTTTTTGTTAATAGCCAATTTCTTAGCATCTCtttattggaaatatattttaaactttattttgccCCTGTTCTGATTACTAAGAAGTGATTAGTCATTTAAGCAATGcagtatgaaatatttattcatgcTCCTTTCATACCTGCCATTGCACTTCAGCATAAGAACTTGTAGTATTTACAGCATTATGTAAAAGCCTGTTcgttaaaaattgaattattaatACTTGTACTCCTGCTTGTCCTGTCTTCTGTTCTTCAGTGTCATGACAGGAATGTGTGGTTGAAGTTTAAATCAAAGAGCTTAAAGGTagcatcattagggaaatgtataTCAAAACTGTGGTGAAGTACCCTTTCGTTCCCAGTAGGATGGCCATAATCAAAACGATGGACAGTAATAAGTACTGGCAAGCATGTGGAAAAATTccaaccctcatacattgctggtgggaatgtaaaatagcatATCTGCTgcggaaaacagtctggcagctTCTCAAAAAGTTAcacagttaccatatgacccaacaattccacttctaggtatatatatactcaagaaaattgaaaccatgtgttcacacaaaaacttgcatgtgaatgttcatagaagcattatccTATGATAGCCGAAAGCTGGAAACCACCCAGAAAGTCCCTTACTAAtgaatggaaaagcaaaatgtcaTCTATCCATCCAATGAAACATTATTccaccataaaaaaggaatgaaatactgatatgtgctgcaacacagatgaactttgaaaacatgctGCTTGAGAGCAGCCAGGCACAAAAGGCGCATgtcatgattccatttatctgaAGGGTCCATAATCGGCTAATAGAAagtagtggttgccaggagcagGGGAAGGGGCAGTGGGAAGTGCCTGCTGAAGGGTACAAAGTTCATGATAGAGGTgacaaaaatgttctgaaattagttAGTGGAAATGATTACATGActatgtgaatatattaaaaaccaccaaatcatgtactttaaaaagataaattttatgatACATGAAGTATCTCAATAAAAAAGTGCGGGAAGAACTTAAAGGAATTGGCTAGGACATGGTATTGTAGCATAGCTGTGTGATGATCAGCCTTTTCTAGAACAGGAGATAAAGCAAGATTTTCAGTGAATTTAGTATTTTCCATTTTGCTTAGGATTCCCTGAAATACAGCATAActtcttttgggggaggggggcatgcttgcagcatatggaagttagcaggctaggggtcgaatcagagctgcagtcaccagcctacaccacagccacagcaacatagattggagctgcgtctgtgacctacaccacagctcatggcaacaccggatccttaacccactgaggggggcagggatcgaaccttatccttatggataccagtcagattcgtttctgctgagccaccacaggaactccccatagcaTAACTTCTTAAAGGCTTGTAAATCAagttgatgaaaaatatttccccACCCCCATATATCCTATGtttaatttaattcttatttacTTTGCAGATAAGGGATGACAGAGACAGTGTAGATAACACATGTACAAAAAAGattacacatgtacatacagaCCATCAGGCTAGAATCAGGTATTTCTTAGACAGTAGAAAACGTTTCATTGAATAGTCGTTAGAGACGGGTCTGATTGGCAGAACTTCACGAGCTTCTAGAGAATGAGCAACTGAATTCTCATTTTATAAGTCCCCAcctcatcccaccccacccccactatcCAGGAGTAGAATGTTCCTCAGAAACCTTTCCTAAGCCAAGATGgcataaagcaaagaagcaattaccttaggacTTGTCTTACTGACAGATGCCCAAAATTAAtcaagataaagcacagatgctcccAGATACAATTCAAAGCTGTGGCAGCTGGAGGCTGAGATGCTGACTCTTGTTCTTGGGGAAGGAGCTGGCGGTGTCACTCTTGTGCCAAAACAAACATTGAACACTGCTTTTGCTTTTCACCTTCTTTTGTCTAAAAGTGAAAATCCTCTTGGGATTTCTTTCAGTTAGTGGATACAGGTAGTATTGTAGGTGTTTCTTAAAAGCAAAGTGACATAAAGTGAACTTTCAAAAAGTGAAGGATACCTATATATCTAACACCTTTAAGTATGAGAGTATGGTGAGTCGTAGTCAGTAAATTTCATGTAAGTCAAAATTAACCTCTCCTGAACTTCTCAAAGTTCTAATCTTATTTTTGAACTTGcctgaatttttcttaaatttttgtattgttgtCAATTCCCATTGAAAATGTCTTCTTATTCagaagataaactttttttttaatataaaaaaaggtTTGGATGTCAAACAGACTGGCCAATTAGGAAGCCACCTTCTCATGGTGAGAGAAGAACTCTAGTGTGAGTCACAGCTGAAGGGCCTGCTGTTAACAGTGTcaagaagtaaaataaagtagggtacgaaaaaaaatccatcaattcTGCATGATGAACCAGGCTCTAAGACAttgttttatgttgtttccattgtTCTGTCCCAAGATGGTTGGAAGAATGTGAAGAGAAGTTTAGGAAGGATAATAATAGCCATCGGTAGTTGATACCTATGATTGTGGTCATTGTGGCTCTAATCTAAATGATACCCTGTTATTAGGCCTGCATGTTGTGACATAGTTGTGGGTGCTAATCCTTCAGAGCTTCATCACAGTGCAGCCTTTCAGACACTAACATCAGATATACTCTTTTCTGTATGTAGCGGTCATACTTCTCATTTGTATAGTTCTAAAAACCGGAAACAGTGTTTTTATGGTATTTGTGCTACCTTATTTTCAACTAGACTCAGCCTTtatacagaaaggaaacaaacattttGTGTTAAGTTGAACAAGATAATAGAACTAAAAACAGTGGGAGGAAGCTATTAAGAGGAATTCCTAATGGCTAGCCCGGCCCACATGTACAACAGACTGAAGAGTAAACATCCATTGTTAGGGTATTAAAGAAAGAATTCCTTTCATTGGTCAGATTATTTAACTAAATTAATATAAATCCCCTTTTCACTTTCCAAGTCACACATTGTAGAAAGCAGTTTTTTAGAGTTAcccatttttgcttgttttcattAGTATGAATTCTCAAGTTTTGAATCCTTGTTTTGAATTCTTCTAAGTTTCAAATAGCCAAAGTGTGCTTTGCTTTAGTATCTGATGGAAACAACTCACTTGACTTACTTCATGACTTCCGCTTGGGAGTTTTGATTAGAAAAGGATTTttaggggaggagtgggatggactggaagtgtGGAGTtcgtaaatgcaaactattacatttaggatgaataagcagtgaggtcctgctgtttagtctagggaactgtatccagtctcttgggatagagtgtgaaggaagaaaatataacaaagggaatgtatatgtatgtgtgtgtatgtgtatacgtTTTTtactttaagtaaaatatatactttttatatatttacttttatatattcatatatattttatatatttacttttatatatttatataatactttaagtaaaaatgtgtatatatatatgtatgtatgactgagtcacttcgctgtacagcagaaattggcacaacattgtaaacgaACCATACTctcataaaaactttaaaaaataaaaggattttaaCTTGGATTCTTCTGGATACTAAACCAAGGAACATAAGCATTACTCTTTGGCGGTCTGTAGCTAAGGTGGATTGTCCAGCCAGCTGCAGGTATATAAACCAGTACACAAATGGATGAGACTGTCTAAGTCCGTTTTCTTCTTATAAGTATTGTATTTGAAGGTTGGTCTTTTTCTAAACAATGCCGTtctcttgttttatgtttttgaaatgGATGAAATGTGTTGTTTCatgccctttctttcctcttgcttCACTCACAGTGCCATGGAAAGCCATTCCCTCCTCAATCCCAACCTGCAGCAAGGCGAAGGGGTCCTGTCCAGCTTCCGAACCACGTGGCAGGAGTTTGTGGAGGATCTGGGCTTCTGGAGGGTGTTGCTTTTGATCTTTGTCATTGCTCTGCTGTCTCTTGGCATCGCCTACTATGTGAGTGGGGTGCTGCCCTTCGTGGAAAACCAGCCTGAACTGGTGCATTAAAGGAGCTCATGGAAAAGGAGGCAGGTGCCAGTGTCCTGGCTTCCAGTGTTTGTTCTCAGTTTCTCAAAATCTTCTCTTAGTGCAAGGCAGTGAGGGCtgtacattttgttctttttgcgtCTTTACACCTTGTAATCCTTTTAGAAGAATGACGCGTCTGTTTGAACTAACTGCATACTCTAGTCCAGTATAGCACGTCCTAAAGCTACCTCCAACTCAGCCTGACTTCTGAGGAAAGGCTACGCATAGCCTTGTTTGATAAAAACATGGACGTGACTAAAGAATCAAGATAGAGGACAAGAGTAAGAAATCCTTGCTGTAGAAACCTTACCCTAACATAGGAGCAACTGAAGTGAAGTGTTCAAAGCTTGTCTTGCATGATTAGTTTTGgctggtagttttgttttgttttggttatttttaccAGAGCcacttttctgttttggtttacTTTCTCTGGGAAAtaatgggagggagggggataaAACATTCAGCTTAA encodes the following:
- the ANKRD46 gene encoding ankyrin repeat domain-containing protein 46 isoform X1, coding for MSYVFVNDSSQTNVPLLQACIDGDFNYSKRLLESGFDPNIRDSRGRTGLHLAAARGNVDICQLLHKFGADLLATDYQGNTALHLCGHVDTIQFLVSNGLKIDICNHQGATPLVLAKRRGVNKDVIRLLESLEEQEVKGFNRGTHSKLETMQTAESESAMESHSLLNPNLQQGEGVLSSFRTTWQEFVEDLGFWRVLLLIFVIALLSLGIAYYVSGVLPFVENQPELVH